From the genome of Malus sylvestris unplaced genomic scaffold, drMalSylv7.2, whole genome shotgun sequence:
TGTCTTCTGTAACCGTCCAACATTGAAATCTTTTCTGCTTGCGATATACTCAGTACACTATGATTTGCAGAATCTTgagattaagaaaataaatgatGAGAAAAAAGCAGCTTTGGCTGCGCAATTTGCAGCGGAAGCCACACTCCGAAGAGTTCACACTGCACAGAAAGATGATGAAATGCCACCCATTGAAGCCATCATTGCTCCGCTGGAGGCAGAGCTTAAGCTTGCTAGGCAGGAGGTATACTTTCGTTCTGCAATACTATGACcccttgaatttttctttttaagataGATAGCATTGTAAAAACTTTATATAGTGTTTTTGTGTCAGTTTTGAGTGTCGATTTTGGCTACCATATTTGATTTGTACATGTGAGGTATAGACTGTTCAATATGTGTTTGGTTTCTATATTGTTAATGGATCTGTTGACTcatttatttacatgaaataataattataacaacaacaacaacaacaacaaagccttttcccactaagtggggtcggctaacatgaaataataattataacgagttaaattttctttttacttcttgatgtattgttttttttagGTAGCCAAGTTGCAGGACGACAACAGAGTTCTTGATCGGCTTACTAAATCCAaggaggctgctctgcttgaaGCCGAGAGCACTGTTCAGATTGCTTTGGCAAAAGCATCTTTGGTTGATGATCTGCAAAACAAAAACCAAGAGCTAATGAAACAGATTGAAATATGCCAGGTTTGTATGTTGTTCAGAGTTTTCCTACTGCATGTAATTTGTGTGATAGAGGGAAAGTACCAGGGGTGTGTACTAGCATTAGACAccatttgacataatatggaaTTGTCCATTATCAGGAGGAGAACAAAATACTTGACAAAATGCAGAGGCAAAAGGTAGCTGAGGTTGAGAAGCTAATGCAAACTGTTCGAGAACTTGAGGAGGCTGTTTTAGCTGGTGGAGCTGCAGCCAATGCTGTGCGTGATTACCAGCGGAAAGTGCAGGAGATGAATGTAATAACTGTTTCATGGAACTCCAGTACTTGCATACCACCTTGTAGTTGTTATGAGTCTTTGTCACAAATGCAAACTtcctctaaccttcaaacttgcATAGGAGGAGAAAAAACTATTGGAGCGGGAGGTGGCTCGTGCAAAGGTCTCTGCAAATCGGGTTGCCACTGTTGTTGCAAATGAGTGGAAAGACTCCAGTGACAAAGTGATGCCCGTAAAGCAATGGCTTGAAGAAAGGAAAATTTTTCAGGCATGTTATGACTTCAATATGTACCTCATCATCTTTGCATACAAGTCCTTTAATGTATATTGTTAACCCAAGAGGATTAACATATAGAATTATCATCTCGTACCATAGATGAACTGCAATGATTATTGTTGACCTTTTGCCAAATGCATGGTGATAGAGAAGCATAAATTACCAGGAAAGGAGAAAAAAGCCAAGACTCTTTGGGGATGTATAGTTTGGGCTTCGGTTTCTTCAGATTTTAAATTTTCAGTCCTTTGGTTGGATTGGAAAGCTGTTTTCCGTTAGTTTTATGGCTCTAATAGCTGTTTTTTTACGGGGACTTTCCTGTTGTCTTGgtggtttgtttttgttttcaatgtggACTTCTTGTCCACTTGCGTATAAATATGGATTCTGGATAATATATGTTCGTGTGTGCATGCTGGTATACAAAGATGGTTTATTTTCCTTCAAAGATGGTGGaaaaagtgaaaacaattaaTGAAATGAACAGTTAGTTTCAGTTGAGGTCTAAAATATTTGACCCATTTTTTTTGTAGGGAGAAATGCAGCAACTTAGAGACAAGCTGGCTGTAGCTCAGCGTACTGCAAAGGCAGAAGCACAATTGAAGGTATGCTAACTGTTTGAGTTTGGTCTGTGCTTACAATTTCTTTTACTCTCATTTGTTATGTGCTTATTCCTCTTCATAATAGttgattttttattgatttcttAGGAAAAATACCAATTAAGATTTAAGGTTTTGGAGGACAAGTTTAAAGCATCTAAGGGTAAAGCACGCGCCACTTCAGATGGAAGAATCATAAGCAATGGGCCTTCAAGGCGCCAGTCAATTGGTGGATCTGATATTGTTTCTCAATTGTCCTCTAATGGCTATCTATACAGGACAAAATCAAACTTACAATCTGGTTTCAACCGTTCCAACAGTGCCACTGCAATATTGAAACAAGCCAAGGTTTCAACTAGATCATTTGAAGATGCAACTGGGAAAGATATCATGCCTAACAGTGCCAATGATCAGACTCAGATGAATGAGGTAATTGGTAGACATGAGGAGAGCTCAAATGGAACTTTGGGTGAACAGTCCAGGAGAGAACATGAAGATTATGTTTCTGGAGTACTGTATGATATGTTACAGAAAGAGGTCGTATCTTTGAGGAAAGCTTGCCACGAGAAAGATCAAACCCTCAAAGACAAGGATGATGCGATTGAGGTTAGATAGTAGGTATATCTAGTTAATTTTGCAGCCACTTcccggttttgtttttttttttaatttgtttttggtgtgagatCAAGTAGATGTTGGCAAAGAAGGTGGATACACTTAACAAAGCAATGGAGGTTGAGGGCAAAAAGATGCGGAGAGAAGTAGCTGCAATGGAGAAAGAAGTCTCTGCAATGCGTGTCACTAAGGAGCATGATCAGCGGACACGGCGCTTAAGTGCTCCTTGGGGGGGGGCAATAAATAGTTCTCACACACTTTCTTCAAGGTAATTAGTCGTGTACAATCTGTAATGGCCTAAGAATGATGCAATAGTTGTGCATCGAGTCTGTTATTCCTGTTCGTGATAAGTTCTTTCACGgcataaaatgaaacaaaaatgcGTGGTGCCCCAAGCTGATCGAAAACTTTGAGCTACCAGCCTACCTCCAGTAGAAAAATATTAATCCGCCTGACCAAAAGTTTTGCTTCTTTCAGAAATGCACACATGTCATAGGTACACAGCACAGCGGTGACAGAATCACCAGATCATGGATGTTACTGTGATTCTTCAGCTCTGCAGTCACTAGGATTGTTGGTTTTGTCGTGATTTTCCTCTCCCGTCTCCATCTATTTAAGTTGTCTTGGCCACCGCGTAGGCAATTTGTAAAGAACTGACTTCAGGTTTTTCAGGTCAACCTGCTGTGTATATTTCTTTTGTACTAATATGTCCTGGAAATACCGCCAACGGTGGGGAAAAGTTAAGAGATGAGGCTTTGTTAGAATCTTCATTCAAGGAAACTGAAGTCGATATAAAACTCTGTATACCCTAATGCCGTGTTTGGCACACGTGATTGGAAGGGGTTGGAGAGGAGTTTCAAAGAGGATTGGAATAGATTGGAGAGGATTGGAGAACTCTAATCCTATCCTTCTTCAATCCTGAGTTTTGTGTTCTAAACAAGGTGacaattttttgaaaaatgctATTTTTAGGTATTATTTTCACTACAAATTAATTCAAATGTACTGGAAAGCAAGCAaaagttttgaattttcaacTTGAGTTCGAACTTTCATGGATGCATTTCTTGGGACCATTGGCTCTACTTTGACACACCATTTGATTTGGGAGCTAAGCGTTTGTTTTCGCCTCGTGGTACTCTTGATGTTGGGGAAATG
Proteins encoded in this window:
- the LOC126613639 gene encoding microtubule-associated protein 70-2-like, which translates into the protein MASTATHIGNGEHHRPTKPPVLTSSASFRARKKTNSSAGISRSGSDVDDIITLMHGSDPVRVELNRLENDLRDKERELGDAVAEIKSLRNSERLKEKAVEELTDELDKVDEKLKAAEAHLESKNLEIKKINDEKKAALAAQFAAEATLRRVHTAQKDDEMPPIEAIIAPLEAELKLARQEVAKLQDDNRVLDRLTKSKEAALLEAESTVQIALAKASLVDDLQNKNQELMKQIEICQEENKILDKMQRQKVAEVEKLMQTVRELEEAVLAGGAAANAVRDYQRKVQEMNEEKKLLEREVARAKVSANRVATVVANEWKDSSDKVMPVKQWLEERKIFQGEMQQLRDKLAVAQRTAKAEAQLKEKYQLRFKVLEDKFKASKGKARATSDGRIISNGPSRRQSIGGSDIVSQLSSNGYLYRTKSNLQSGFNRSNSATAILKQAKVSTRSFEDATGKDIMPNSANDQTQMNEVIGRHEESSNGTLGEQSRREHEDYVSGVLYDMLQKEVVSLRKACHEKDQTLKDKDDAIEMLAKKVDTLNKAMEVEGKKMRREVAAMEKEVSAMRVTKEHDQRTRRLSAPWGGAINSSHTLSSRNAHMS